ATGTTGCACTGGTATAGGCATTTTGTTGACCTGGAAGAGCTCGCGGAAGACAAACGTGTTAGCTAACCAGTAAGGTGATCATGAAGATATCAGTAATAGGTACGGGATACGTGGGCCTTGTATCAGGGGCCTGCTTGGCAGAGCGTGGGCATCAGGTGACCTGTGTTGATATCAGACCGGAGGTTGTGCTGGAAATTAATGCCGGTCGCCCCCCAATTCATGAAGTCGGATTGGAGAATTTGCTTCGATCAGCCCGCGACAAAGGATTGTTGTCTGCCACCACGGATGCAAAGCCAGCCATTCTCGATTCCGACGTGACGCTGATCTGTGTTGGCACGCCAACGGTAGATGGGCGGATGGACGTGTCTCAAATTGTGGCTGCCGCGGAGGAAGTCGGAGCAGCTCTAGCGAACAAGCGTGGATACCATGTTGTAGCGGTGAAAAGTACGGTATTACCAGGAACTACGGAAGGACCGGTGAAGGCTGCGATCGAATCTCACTGTGGCAGGCGTGTCGGTGACGGCTGGGGCTTGTGCATGAACCCAGAATTTTTGAGGGAAGGTCGGGCTGTCGAGGATTTTAGAGTTCCGGACCGCATCGTCGTTGGTGCCACAGATCCCATCACGGCAGAAGTGTTTCTAAGGGTCTACGCAGGGTTCACTTGTCCCAAATTAATAACTACACCGCGTACGGCTGAGATGATTAAGTATGTGTCGAATTCTCTGCTTGCGACGATGATTTCATTTTCGAATGAGATTGGTAACATATGTTCCGCTGTGCCCGGTGTCGACGCACGTTCGGTGTGGAAAGGGGTTCATCTTGATAGGCGACTCACGCCGATCAATGGGCAGGTGGGGGGACCTGCAGGAGTTAC
This DNA window, taken from Nitrospira defluvii, encodes the following:
- a CDS encoding UDP-glucose dehydrogenase family protein, yielding MKISVIGTGYVGLVSGACLAERGHQVTCVDIRPEVVLEINAGRPPIHEVGLENLLRSARDKGLLSATTDAKPAILDSDVTLICVGTPTVDGRMDVSQIVAAAEEVGAALANKRGYHVVAVKSTVLPGTTEGPVKAAIESHCGRRVGDGWGLCMNPEFLREGRAVEDFRVPDRIVVGATDPITAEVFLRVYAGFTCPKLITTPRTAEMIKYVSNSLLATMISFSNEIGNICSAVPGVDARSVWKGVHLDRRLTPINGQVGGPAGVTEYLWHGLGFGGSCFPKDVAALRSFGRTVGEQTRMLDAVLDINADQPLRMVALLEKELSLAGKNVAVLGLAFKPGTDDLRESPALPLVAELRRKGAKVLVHDPIAMPHAKRRTEFRDVVFAENWADALRKSDACCLVTAWPEYREIQPADFSRLMARSLVIDGRGVFEPAAMVEAGVVWRGVGYTPEST